A part of Pectobacterium cacticida genomic DNA contains:
- the ispF gene encoding 2-C-methyl-D-erythritol 2,4-cyclodiphosphate synthase yields MRIGHGFDVHKFGGEGPLVIGGVRIPYTQGLLAHSDGDVVLHAVTDALLGAAALGDIGKLFPDTDPAFKGADSRGLLSEAWRRINEKGYRLGNLDVTIIAQAPKMAPHIPQMRVNLAEDLQCHMDDINVKATTTEQLGFTGRGEGIACEAVALLVKKDASEIVAW; encoded by the coding sequence ATGCGTATTGGTCACGGTTTTGATGTCCATAAGTTTGGTGGCGAAGGCCCGCTCGTGATCGGTGGCGTGCGCATCCCTTATACTCAGGGGTTGTTGGCGCATTCTGATGGCGATGTGGTGCTACATGCGGTAACCGATGCATTATTAGGCGCCGCCGCGTTGGGTGATATCGGCAAATTATTCCCTGATACCGATCCGGCTTTCAAAGGCGCCGATAGCCGTGGTTTGTTAAGCGAGGCCTGGCGCCGTATCAATGAAAAGGGGTATCGATTAGGTAATCTGGATGTCACGATTATTGCGCAGGCACCGAAAATGGCACCGCATATTCCACAAATGCGTGTGAATCTAGCGGAAGATTTGCAATGCCATATGGACGACATCAATGTAAAAGCGACGACGACAGAGCAACTCGGGTTTACCGGGCGTGGAGAAGGTATTGCCTGCGAAGCCGTTGCCTTGTTGGTGAAAAAAGATGCGAGTGAGATTGTTGCATGGTAA
- the ispD gene encoding 2-C-methyl-D-erythritol 4-phosphate cytidylyltransferase: MQTTHPTSPEIVAVLPAAGNGSRMQNVRPKQYLTIGNDAIGHKTILEHTIDALFRHSRVQRIVVVISPHDTFFHTLNVANDPRICTVTGGAQRADSVLAGLAVVADNAWALVHDAARPCLHQDDLSHLLAIAGQSEVGGILAAPVRDTMKRSVDGVIDRTIERNDLWHALTPQLFPAALLKQCLRHALQDGVVVTDEASALEYCGYRPHIISGRSDNIKITRPEDLALAEFYLTHL, translated from the coding sequence ATGCAGACTACTCACCCCACCTCGCCGGAAATTGTTGCCGTGTTGCCAGCCGCAGGTAACGGTAGCCGGATGCAGAATGTACGCCCTAAGCAATATCTGACGATTGGCAATGACGCCATCGGACATAAGACGATTCTCGAACATACGATTGATGCGCTTTTTCGCCATTCGCGAGTACAGCGCATAGTTGTCGTTATTAGCCCGCATGATACCTTTTTTCATACCTTGAACGTTGCCAACGACCCGCGTATTTGCACGGTGACAGGGGGCGCTCAGCGAGCCGATTCCGTGTTAGCCGGGCTGGCCGTTGTTGCTGATAACGCATGGGCGCTGGTGCATGATGCGGCGCGACCGTGCCTGCATCAGGACGATCTGTCCCACTTGCTAGCGATCGCGGGGCAGAGCGAAGTTGGGGGCATTCTGGCCGCGCCCGTTCGTGATACCATGAAACGTAGCGTGGACGGCGTTATCGATCGCACGATAGAGCGTAACGATTTGTGGCATGCGCTGACGCCACAGCTTTTTCCGGCGGCGTTGTTGAAGCAGTGCCTGCGGCATGCGCTTCAGGATGGCGTTGTCGTTACCGATGAGGCCTCTGCGTTGGAATATTGCGGTTATCGCCCACATATTATTAGCGGACGTTCAGATAATATAAAAATTACACGTCCAGAGGATTTGGCATTAGCCGAGTTCTATTTAACACATTTGTAA
- the cysN gene encoding sulfate adenylyltransferase subunit CysN — MSQISLKDTVAENATEQDAVVINNAIAQQIAAQGGVEAYLHAQQNKTLLRFLTCGSVDDGKSTLIGRLLHDTRQIYEDQLNTLHNDSKRLGTQGEKLDLALLVDGLQAEREQGITIDVAYRYFSTEKRKFIIADTPGHEQYTRNMATGASTCELAILLIDARKGVLDQTRRHSFIATLLGIRHLVVAVNKMDLVNYQQTIFEQFKQDYLDFAQQLPADLNITFVPISALDGDNVATASTAMNWYTGPTLLDVLETVNVAQHTLEQPMRFPVQYVNRPNLDFRGYAGTLASGIIRVGQRIKVLPSGVESTVSRIVTFDGDLPQAQAGEAITLVLADEVDISRGDLLVDSGESLKAVQHALVDVVWMAEQPLVPGQSYDIKIGGKKTRARVENIQYQVEINTLTQRVTENLPLNGIGSVELAFDEPLVLESYQRNAVTGGMIFIDRLSNVTVGAGLVREPIEPVYQEAGAYSAFELELNALVRRHFPHWGARDLLGGK; from the coding sequence ATGAGCCAAATTTCGTTAAAAGACACCGTTGCAGAAAATGCGACGGAGCAAGATGCCGTGGTTATCAATAACGCGATAGCGCAGCAGATCGCGGCACAGGGCGGTGTGGAAGCCTATTTACACGCGCAACAGAATAAAACGCTGCTACGTTTCCTGACCTGCGGCAGCGTTGATGATGGGAAAAGTACACTGATTGGTCGGTTGCTGCATGATACGCGCCAGATTTATGAAGATCAGCTCAATACGCTGCATAACGATAGTAAACGATTAGGGACGCAGGGCGAAAAATTGGATCTGGCGCTACTGGTCGATGGACTTCAGGCCGAGCGCGAACAGGGCATCACGATTGATGTCGCCTATCGCTATTTTTCGACGGAAAAACGTAAATTCATCATCGCTGATACACCGGGGCACGAGCAGTACACGCGTAACATGGCGACGGGCGCATCAACCTGTGAGTTGGCGATCCTGCTGATCGATGCCCGTAAAGGCGTGCTGGATCAAACTCGCCGTCACAGCTTTATTGCCACCTTGCTGGGAATTCGCCATCTGGTGGTGGCGGTGAACAAAATGGATCTGGTGAATTATCAGCAAACGATATTTGAACAATTTAAGCAGGATTATCTGGATTTTGCTCAACAGTTGCCTGCCGATCTGAATATCACCTTTGTGCCAATTTCCGCGCTGGATGGTGACAATGTTGCGACCGCAAGCACGGCGATGAATTGGTATACCGGGCCGACGCTACTAGACGTACTGGAAACGGTTAATGTGGCGCAACACACGCTGGAACAGCCAATGCGCTTCCCGGTGCAATATGTCAACCGCCCGAATCTGGATTTCCGCGGCTATGCGGGCACGTTGGCTTCCGGCATTATCCGCGTCGGACAGCGGATTAAAGTGTTACCCTCAGGCGTAGAGTCCACTGTCAGCCGCATTGTGACTTTTGACGGCGATTTACCGCAGGCGCAGGCGGGCGAAGCGATTACGCTGGTACTGGCGGATGAGGTTGATATCAGCCGTGGCGACCTGTTGGTCGATAGCGGCGAATCGCTGAAAGCGGTGCAACATGCGCTGGTGGATGTCGTCTGGATGGCGGAACAGCCGCTGGTGCCAGGCCAGAGCTATGACATCAAGATCGGCGGTAAGAAAACGCGTGCTAGAGTCGAAAATATCCAGTATCAGGTTGAGATCAATACGTTAACACAGCGCGTTACGGAAAATTTGCCGCTGAATGGCATTGGATCGGTTGAGCTGGCTTTCGATGAGCCGCTGGTACTGGAAAGCTATCAGCGTAACGCGGTGACGGGGGGGATGATCTTTATCGATCGTCTAAGTAACGTCACGGTGGGAGCCGGGCTGGTACGAGAACCGATTGAGCCGGTATACCAGGAGGCTGGAGCTTATAGCGCCTTTGAACTGGAACTGAATGCGTTGGTACGTCGTCACTTCCCGCATTGGGGTGCGCGCGATCTGCTGGGAGGCAAATAA
- the cysG gene encoding siroheme synthase CysG produces the protein MNYLPIFADLRQRPVLVVGGGEVATRKIHLLQRAGAEVKIVAQVLAAPLAEQHQAGQLEWLAQSFTPELLSGVFLVIAATDDAELNAAVYEAANQRHLLVNVVDDQPKCSFIFPSIVDRSPLVVAISSGGQAPVLARLLREKLESLLPTSLGTMADIAGSWRDRIKTRLHSMSARRRFWERLFVGRFASLVSTGQLAQAEDELQQQLVKEHAEQHLPASARGEVALVGAGPGDAGLLTLRGLQVMQQADVVLYDHLVSADVLDLVRRDAERICVGKRASAHSLPQSEINQLLVKLAREGKRVVRLKGGDPFIFGRGGEELQAVAQAGITFQVVPGVTAAAGVTAYAGIPLTHRDYAQSVLFITGHCRSDGDALDWSTLARGRQTLAIYMGTIQAAEISQQLIAHGRSAQTPVAVISRGTRHDQQVQIGTLQTLAHLARQAPTPALLVIGEVVHLHHQIAWFGQTTPTAPQKSRSAVVNLA, from the coding sequence GTGAACTATCTCCCTATATTTGCCGATCTACGTCAACGCCCCGTCTTGGTTGTCGGTGGCGGCGAGGTGGCTACACGCAAAATTCACCTGCTGCAACGTGCGGGGGCGGAGGTGAAAATTGTCGCACAGGTGCTGGCTGCTCCGTTGGCTGAGCAGCATCAGGCCGGGCAACTTGAATGGCTGGCACAGTCTTTTACGCCGGAACTACTATCCGGCGTTTTTCTGGTGATTGCCGCCACGGATGACGCTGAGTTGAACGCAGCAGTATATGAGGCGGCAAATCAGCGTCATTTGCTGGTGAATGTGGTGGACGATCAGCCAAAGTGCTCGTTTATTTTCCCCTCGATTGTCGATCGCTCTCCGTTGGTGGTGGCGATTTCTTCTGGTGGTCAAGCCCCGGTGCTGGCGCGACTATTGCGTGAAAAACTGGAATCGTTGCTACCCACCAGTTTGGGGACGATGGCGGATATCGCTGGAAGCTGGCGCGACAGGATTAAAACCCGGCTGCATTCGATGTCGGCACGTCGGCGCTTTTGGGAACGGCTGTTTGTCGGGCGTTTTGCTTCACTGGTTTCGACAGGGCAGCTCGCGCAGGCCGAAGACGAGCTACAACAGCAATTAGTGAAGGAGCATGCCGAGCAGCACCTGCCCGCGTCAGCCCGCGGTGAAGTGGCGCTGGTTGGCGCAGGCCCCGGCGATGCCGGGTTGCTCACTCTGCGTGGATTGCAGGTGATGCAGCAGGCGGATGTGGTGCTGTATGACCATCTGGTGAGCGCTGATGTACTGGATCTGGTGCGCCGTGATGCCGAACGTATCTGCGTCGGTAAACGCGCCAGTGCACATTCCTTACCGCAGAGTGAGATTAATCAGTTACTGGTAAAACTTGCTCGGGAAGGTAAACGGGTGGTACGCCTGAAAGGCGGCGATCCCTTTATTTTTGGTCGCGGAGGGGAAGAGTTGCAGGCGGTGGCGCAGGCAGGCATCACGTTTCAGGTTGTGCCGGGCGTGACGGCCGCGGCAGGTGTAACGGCCTATGCCGGGATTCCGCTAACTCACCGTGATTACGCACAGAGCGTGCTTTTTATTACCGGCCATTGTCGCTCGGATGGCGATGCGTTGGACTGGTCAACGCTGGCGCGTGGACGTCAGACGCTGGCGATTTACATGGGAACCATACAGGCAGCGGAGATTTCACAACAGCTTATCGCGCATGGTCGTTCCGCACAGACGCCAGTCGCGGTAATTAGTCGTGGAACCCGCCACGATCAGCAGGTGCAAATCGGCACGCTGCAAACGTTAGCACATTTGGCACGGCAGGCACCGACACCGGCGCTGCTGGTGATTGGCGAGGTGGTGCATTTGCATCACCAGATTGCCTGGTTTGGTCAGACAACGCCGACGGCACCGCAAAAAAGCCGCTCAGCGGTAGTAAACTTGGCTTAA
- a CDS encoding DUF3561 family protein, with amino-acid sequence MQNATQLTMNKTRSVQDEDDGVSYLFMGAVTGFSFYWLAFSLPFWVYGSNTTFFFMLYTWPFFLALMPFSVLVGVGVSFLLRGYLFYTLFMTGLAVICLFWLLFSCLTGW; translated from the coding sequence ATGCAAAATGCCACGCAGTTAACGATGAATAAGACTCGGTCAGTGCAAGATGAAGACGATGGCGTTTCCTACCTGTTTATGGGGGCGGTGACGGGGTTCTCCTTTTATTGGCTGGCTTTTAGCCTCCCATTCTGGGTATACGGCTCCAATACCACCTTTTTCTTCATGCTTTACACCTGGCCGTTCTTTTTGGCGTTGATGCCGTTTTCGGTGCTTGTTGGCGTCGGGGTTAGCTTTTTGTTGAGAGGCTATCTTTTTTATACGCTTTTTATGACTGGTTTAGCCGTAATCTGTCTGTTCTGGCTGCTATTTTCCTGTCTTACGGGATGGTGA
- the cysC gene encoding adenylyl-sulfate kinase, with protein MRWYVVTSRIGVRAICWEANNMSLRDEPTDENVVWHAHTVTRESREKLHGHQGVVIWFTGLSGSGKSTLAGALEQALHQRGVSTYLLDGDNVRHGLCRDLGFSDDDRRENIRRVGEVAKLMVDAGLVVLTAFISPHRAERKMVQDLLGEGQFIEVFVDTPLATCEARDPKGLYKKAREGKLPNFTGIDAIYEAPEAPDCHLNGEQLVTHLTGQLLDLLGERAIITL; from the coding sequence ATGCGTTGGTACGTCGTCACTTCCCGCATTGGGGTGCGCGCGATCTGCTGGGAGGCAAATAACATGTCTTTACGCGATGAACCGACTGACGAAAATGTCGTCTGGCATGCGCATACTGTCACCCGTGAGTCACGTGAGAAGTTGCATGGTCATCAGGGCGTAGTTATTTGGTTTACCGGGCTGTCTGGGTCCGGTAAGTCCACGTTGGCGGGGGCGCTGGAACAGGCGCTACACCAGCGTGGCGTTAGCACCTACCTGCTAGACGGTGACAATGTCCGGCACGGTTTGTGTCGCGATTTGGGGTTCAGCGACGACGATCGGCGTGAGAATATCCGCCGCGTGGGGGAAGTGGCCAAACTGATGGTTGATGCCGGCCTGGTAGTATTGACTGCCTTTATCTCGCCGCACCGCGCCGAGCGTAAAATGGTGCAGGATTTGCTGGGCGAAGGGCAGTTTATCGAAGTCTTCGTCGATACGCCGTTAGCCACCTGTGAAGCGCGCGATCCTAAAGGGCTGTATAAAAAAGCGCGTGAAGGGAAGTTGCCTAACTTTACAGGAATTGACGCGATTTATGAGGCACCGGAGGCGCCGGATTGTCATCTGAATGGTGAACAATTAGTAACACATTTAACCGGGCAATTGTTAGATCTGCTTGGCGAGCGAGCTATTATCACACTCTGA
- the cysD gene encoding sulfate adenylyltransferase subunit CysD — translation MDEKRLTHLRQLEAESIYIIREVAAEFSNPVMMYSIGKDSSVMLHLARKAFFPGSLPFPLLHVDTGWKFREMYEFRDRTAKAYGCELLVHRNPQGEALGINPFVHGSAKHTDIMKTEGLKQALDKYGFDAAFGGARRDEEKSRAKERIYSFRDRFHRWDPKNQRPELWHNYNGQINKGESIRVFPLSNWTELDIWQYIYLENIEIVPLYLAAMRPVLERDGMLLMVDDDRIDLQPGEKIEQRMVRFRTLGCWPLTGAVASHAQTLPEIIEEMLVSTTSERQGRVIDRDQAGSMELKKRQGYF, via the coding sequence ATGGACGAGAAACGACTCACGCATTTACGGCAGCTTGAAGCCGAAAGCATTTACATTATCCGCGAAGTAGCCGCCGAATTCAGTAACCCGGTGATGATGTATTCCATCGGCAAAGACTCTTCGGTGATGTTGCATTTGGCACGCAAGGCATTCTTTCCAGGATCGCTGCCCTTCCCACTGTTACATGTCGACACCGGTTGGAAATTTCGCGAAATGTACGAATTCCGCGATCGCACGGCGAAGGCCTACGGATGCGAACTGCTGGTGCATCGTAACCCGCAGGGCGAAGCGCTGGGGATTAACCCCTTCGTGCACGGCAGCGCCAAACACACCGACATCATGAAAACGGAAGGGTTAAAGCAGGCGCTGGATAAATACGGTTTTGATGCTGCATTTGGTGGGGCGCGCCGCGATGAAGAGAAATCGCGTGCTAAAGAGCGAATTTACTCCTTCCGTGACCGTTTCCACCGTTGGGATCCGAAGAACCAGCGACCAGAATTGTGGCACAACTACAACGGTCAGATTAACAAAGGCGAGAGTATCCGCGTTTTCCCACTTTCCAACTGGACCGAGTTGGATATCTGGCAATATATCTATCTGGAAAATATCGAGATTGTCCCACTTTATCTGGCCGCGATGCGACCGGTGCTGGAACGCGACGGCATGTTGTTGATGGTGGATGACGATCGCATCGATCTACAACCCGGTGAGAAGATCGAGCAGCGCATGGTGCGCTTCCGCACGCTGGGTTGCTGGCCGCTGACGGGCGCCGTGGCATCGCATGCGCAAACATTACCGGAAATCATTGAAGAAATGCTGGTTTCTACGACCAGTGAGCGTCAGGGAAGGGTAATTGACCGCGATCAGGCCGGTTCAATGGAGCTGAAAAAGCGTCAAGGGTATTTCTGA
- the ftsB gene encoding cell division protein FtsB, with protein MGKLTLLLLILLGWLQYSLWLGKNGIHDYLRVRDDVVAQQGNNAKLKARNEQLFAEIDDLNGGQEAIEERARNELGMIKPGESFYRLVPESSHRNTNTPSSTHISPDTAPR; from the coding sequence ATGGGAAAGCTTACGCTGTTATTATTGATATTGCTTGGCTGGCTTCAGTATTCACTGTGGCTTGGCAAGAATGGCATCCATGATTATTTGCGGGTGAGAGATGATGTTGTTGCCCAGCAGGGGAACAATGCCAAATTAAAAGCCCGTAATGAACAACTGTTTGCCGAAATTGACGATCTCAATGGCGGACAGGAAGCGATTGAAGAACGTGCACGCAACGAACTGGGGATGATTAAACCCGGCGAAAGCTTCTATCGTTTGGTGCCTGAATCGAGTCATCGTAACACCAATACACCGTCATCTACTCATATTTCACCCGACACCGCACCACGTTAA